One genomic window of Plasmodium coatneyi strain Hackeri chromosome 12, complete sequence includes the following:
- a CDS encoding 26S proteasome regulatory subunit, which yields MDNKESIKLYVKKVIEHREIESQVKNLRLDIKEQNKIYEKTEDNLKALQSVGQIIGQVLKQLDDEKFIVKASSGPRYVVGCKSKIDKTKLTIGTRVSLDMTTLTVMKKLPCEVDPLVFNMISDIDKSENSKNKVNYNQIGGLSEQIRQMREVVELPILNPFLFKRVGIKTPKGVLLYGPPGTGKTLLARAMASNINCNFMRIVVSAIVDKYIGESARIIREMFTYAKEHQPCIIFMDEIDAIGGRRFSQGTSADREIQRTLMELLNHLDGFEELGNVKIIMATNRPDVLDPALVRPGRLDRKIEIPLPNETARIEILKIHANKMTKLGDIDYESVCRLCDGFNGADLRNVCTEAGMFAIRSMRDYVIEEDFYKAARKISEAKKLEGKIEYEKI from the coding sequence ATGGATAACAAAGAAAGCATCAAACTGTACGTGAAGAAAGTGATAGAACACAGAGAAATCGAAAGTCAAGTGAAAAATCTCAGATTAGATATAAaagagcaaaataaaatttatgaaaaGACTGAAGATAATTTGAAGGCACTGCAAAGTGTAGGTCAAATAATAGGCCAAGTGCTAAAGCAGTTAGACGATGAAAAATTTATCGTGAAGGCATCAAGTGGGCCTAGATATGTGGTAGGATGCAAGTCCAAAATAGATAAAACCAAATTAACCATAGGAACGAGGGTGTCGTTAGACATGACTACATTGACggttatgaaaaaattgccatgTGAAGTGGACCCATTAGTATTTAACATGATTAGTGATATAGACAAAAGCgaaaatagcaaaaataaagtgaactACAATCAGATAGGAGGATTAAGTGAACAAATAAGACAAATGAGGGAAGTGGTGGAGTTACCAATACTtaacccctttttatttaagaGGGTAGGCATTAAAACACCCAAGGGGGTGCTCCTATATGGTCCCCCAGGGACAGGAAAAACCCTATTAGCCAGAGCTATGGCGTCAAACATTAATTGTAATTTTATGAGAATAGTAGTTTCAGCTATTGTAGATAAGTATATCGGTGAAAGTGCAAGAATTATTAGAGAAATGTTCACCTATGCAAAAGAACACCAACCGTGTATCATTTTTATGGACGAAATTGATGCCATAGGAGGTAGAAGATTTTCTCAAGGTACCTCCGCGGATAGAGAAATTCAAAGAACACTCATGGAGTTGTTAAATCATTTAGACGGTTTTGAAGAATTAGGAAATGTCAAAATTATTATGGCTACCAACAGACCAGATGTTCTAGACCCAGCGCTAGTTAGACCTGGTAGATTAGatagaaaaattgaaattcCTTTACCGAACGAAACTGCGCGAattgaaatattaaaaattcaCGCCAATAAAATGACCAAATTGGGGGATATAGACTACGAATCGGTTTGCAGATTGTGTGACGGCTTCAATGGTGCCGACCTCAGAAATGTCTGTACAGAAGCAGGCATGTTTGCGATCCGGTCTATGCGCGATTACGTCATTGAGGAGGACTTTTACAAGGCCGCTCGAAAGATTAGTGAGGCCAAAAAGTTGGAGGGTAAAATAGAGTACGAAAAGATTTAG